The Pseudopipra pipra isolate bDixPip1 chromosome 6, bDixPip1.hap1, whole genome shotgun sequence genome includes a region encoding these proteins:
- the LOC135416566 gene encoding basic proline-rich protein-like: MVAAYPNTRQKQGRTLRAQPPSASGSSACLYGKRDPRGMGVGGGGGNRIQKYRGQALRLSETLPGPDPQSCYQRGEFNWLGQPGRPPRPPVLSGWLASQPRKLARPASRGITARQHIPPPPGKQLGGGREARAAPRGCPPPAPPGVPGQREGDGYQAGAGTAARGQAARPAGTRGETPLLPANARSSSRGCGSGRRTERADGQTDRAAGGSRRRWAPTTVRAPCPAAAERRSRQRSRLHLPAVPPPPPPPGPARPCPGLPAPPAGAPLPAPPRPPRRRPLSPASSFARKLSGCPRPEPPRAAWSNSSLP; encoded by the coding sequence ATGGTGGCAGCATACCCCAACACGCGACAGAAGCAGGGCAGGACGCTCCGGGCACAACCTCCGAGCGCCAGCGGCTCCTCTGCTTGCCTTTACGGGAAGAGGGATCCCAGAGGGATGGgtgttgggggtggggggggcaaCAGAATACAGAAATATCGAGGGCAGGCTCTGAGGCTCTCGGAGACGCTCCCGGGGCCCGACCCACAGAGTTGTTACCAGCGGGGCGAGTTCAACTGGCTCGGGCAGCCGGGGCGCCCACCCCGACCTCCCGTACTCTCGGGCTGGCTGGCATCTCAGCCCCGGAAACTTGCACGCCCAGCATCCCGGGGAATCACGGCGCGCCAGCACATCCCCCCTCCCCCGGGAAAACAACTCGGCGGCGGAAGGGAGGCGAGAGCCGCCCCTCGTGGGTGCCCCCCGCCGGCACCCCCGGGCGTCCCGGGGCAGCGGGAGGGCGATGGGTACCAAGCCGGAGCCGGCACCGCTGCCCGCGGACAGGCTGCGCGCCCTGCGGGCACCAGAGGCGAAACCCCCCTGTTACCTGCCAACGCCCGCAGCAGCTCCCGCGGCTGCGGCTCCGGGAGACGGACCGAGCGGGCAGATGGACAGACGGACCGAGCGGCAGGCGGCTCCCGGCGGCGCTGGGCTCCCACTACCGTGCGCGCCCCGTGCCCGGCAGCCGCGGAGCGCCGGAGCCGCCAGCGCAGCCGGCTCCACCTCCCGGCCGTGCCCCCTCCTccgcccccgcccggcccggctcggccCTGCCCCggcctcccggccccgccggctgGCGCGCCTCTGCCCGctccgccgcgcccgccccgccgccggcccctCTCGCCTGCCTCCTCCTTCGCCAGAAAACTTTCCGGGTGCCCTCGGCCGGAGCCGCCAAGGGCAGCCTGGAGCAACTCGTCCCTCCCGTAG